The genomic DNA taaatttattagatttaaataaattttaaaattttcttaccacgAATGTCATTTCATCATCGTCAAGGGAAGATTCAGTGTCTCGTTCATCcgtctttgcctttaaggcaatgttatgctttggctccttcttcagatctgcacatctcgtttcatggaatttaaaagttgaaaataatttttctaaaatagttaattctagatccttagatatataataagcatctactaatgatgatCATTCACTATTTCTAGGGAATGccattaagcgcgtaccttaatgaatctcagttgtttaccttttctccgagattcgtgagtttggtgatgagctccttgattttTGAGTGAATGTGTGCAATAGTCTCACCTTCTTCTAGTTTGATGTTGTTGATATGGTTTCTGAGCAGATTCTGTCTCGCGAATTTGgcttcggatgtaccttcgtgtagttccagaaatttctcccagagctccttggcagactcgtaggctccgatctaattgacttcttgtggcggtaagatgttcagcagatggaactctattttgtcgtttgccacgaagtcggcatGCTCCttcatccattggtattcttctttgccctcaggtgctacaaaaccgaatttcattattaaaagcaaatcaaaatcagttttaaaaatacctccatctttttcttccagctcgcgaattccccctcgaagttcggtggatagatgctcggtccgaccatctcaTATGCTTCGTTCAATAGTTAATCCTCATGAAGCAAACCCGCTCTGTTACCAATTGTTGATCCCTTGACGGCCGgctaggggggatgaatagccttGCAAAATTTAAACAAACCTTTCTCTATCTTTATAGCTTAAAAgcaatcaacacttgcataaacaaaataaacgACTAAAAAAATTAGAGGCATGAAAGGGTTAGTTgtttacaaccgggaaggttgttaatccaaagaagttgGAAGCgcactaaactctccttcaagcggagaagtctctttacagcaGTTAACACACTCAATTACAGAACATAACTCAAGAGGATTCAGTTACAAGTGTTGTGTTCTATTTCCTAtgtccaagggtctttttatagcccctagaaaatctTATCCTGGGCTGGAAGGCGCTTCTAGCGAGGTACCAAAAGATAAGGCTTTATCAAAATTTGCCTAGTTGAAGGTGTCTTCAAGTGATtaaaggcgtcttccatgaagggttgaaggcgtcttccatgaaggcttgaaggcaTCTTCCACCAGAAGGTTGTGAGGGAGCTTTCAATCCATTGCAGGTGCCTCCAGCAGCTATTACCAAGCTCCAAACTTCTCCTTTGGCTCTTCCGTTGCTCCGTTCGCTTAGGTGATTTTGGCCACcgccgaaataaggctcacccaaactcattttccggccttctcctcgagcagtctttctcctggcttctcatccctcgaaccgTCGCACGAGTCATTCTCTTCTGTGGGTGTACTCTTTTgaagcacctcatccctcagatgcaccgagcttgtcggctctctcccgtatcgtccttctaagctcctgcacacttagacacagaggttaaataccaacaggacctaacttgttttggttgatcacatcaaaactatcacagggTACCAACACTTTCTTCCCCTCTGCCTCCTCGTCCTGCTTTCATTTTCCACTGACTCTGTCAATATCTAAAAGCATTCTCTGATAGAAACACATTAGACTCGTATCAGACCCAACGTGTACTGGTATGTATATCAAGCCCAAAATATCGGGTCCAACCAGTAGCTGATATGGACTTCGTATATTATGTcggattgattttttttaataatattttaataaatcaaaataaataatggaggagGATGTTAAACTCTTTACCGCTTTAAAAATTAACAAGACCCAATCAAAGATATCTAGTTCTACTAGTGGATTTCTATCCAAACTTACTAATGATCTGATTAAATCCATTTCAGGTTATATAGATTTAAAGGGTCCAATAATATTCTCCCTTGCTTATTTTAATTTctctaaaaatattaaaatattattaaaaaattagttCTAATTATATTTTAGGATGATGTTACATGCGTAGAAAGTAAAGTcaacttttaaattttattttgataatctaAATATCTAACTTTTAAATCGATTAATGTTAAACGTGATCAATCCAACCTAAAAATTGCtatcaaaataaattttcctatGGGCCAAGCCCTGCATATTTATCGGAAACCAATCCTTTTCAATGGGTTGTTGGCTCACATTCCCGACCGGCCGGTTTAGCAAACAAACAAGTGTCATCGGGGTAATTAAGTAGAAAAGTCGCAGGCATTTCCGCGAAATCGCTCAGATTCCGTTTTAGATTCTTCCTGGTCTCGTAGGGGAAATCACGTGATTCGTGCGCAATCTTGATGGACGGCTTAGAAGGATGGCACCAACAGCGACTCTCATAGATAAAACGATCCCCTGCTCCTCCGATGCGCTCGCCTGCCAAACGAAACGCGAGAGGAACGAGGGGAGACGAGCGCGCTTGGAGGCCTCCTCCATGGAGGCGCAAGATGAGTTACGAGGGCGAGGCGAGAAGGTTTTGAAGTTATTCGGCGTCAGGATTCTCGGAGGAGAAGGGGAAGGTAtgggtgaggaggaggaggaggaggaggagatggaGGAGGACATGATGAGGAAAAGCTCCAGCATGGGCAACCTGGTTTCGTGCACCGCCACTGCATCGGCCGCCAATCGTGTCCTCGTCGATCATGGGTACCACTCCGACGGCGGCCTCCTCCCATCCCCGAGCGGGTTGACGAAGAAAAGCCACGAGAGAAAGAGGGGTTCGTGGAAATgatctccctttttttttcaaaaaaaaaaataaaacataagcCCAGTATTCTCGATTTATCGCCGTGTTTTagctactcttttttttttttttttttgaagttggGGCAAATCCTTCATATATTTGTTCAAAAGTCACATTTTGATCTACTTTGCTGATATTATATTTTGTGGATATATCTGATGAATCTCTTGAGCTTTGTGATTCCTTTTTGATTTGATTATATTTTTGTGGAGGTGAATTAAATTAGCTAATTCGTTATTCTTGTTCATATTCTAACGGGAAGAGATTAGGCACAACAATCTCTTAGTTGTGCTccctgttgatttttttttttttattctttgtcAGTTGTCACAGGATTGGGTTGGTAGAGTATTATCTGAAATTGCTTATCGCCTTCTCTGCACTGACTTTTTTGGGAACCTTTTCTTTTTCCAATGCAATAATCACACTTTTTGAAAATTTAGATACATGCAATATCCAGAATATTCCTGACTGTTTATTGCTATTTTGTTTTCACCTGAATCTGAACAATCGACCAGCATTTCAATGTCTCATATCAAACTAATACTGAAACCATGGACTTGGTATTCCTTTTTACTTGTATGTTTAAACTGTTAACCAACAAATGATCCTCTCAATGGTTGGTAccttcttggtttatagtctaaGACGATGGTGGATCCTCATCATAAACATCATCAATCAAGCTGTGTTTGTCCCAATTACAAGGGTGGATCAACACAAATAATAAAAAGCGTACCCTTGGTTGCTTTTCCTGATCAATTTTGTCTCTTGGGTGAAAGATAACATTTTTTATGCATATTATTCTTTTCTAAATGTCCTTTCTATCAAAATATTAATAACTGAGACACTCTGGTATATCAGATTTAATCTCTTAAATTTTCATTGGCGGTGCAGATTTAATTGAAGTTGGTGGTTTCAGCACCTGTATTTATACTGTGTTTCTTTTGTACATCTAAGAATGAGCTCCGTCCTTTCACAGGGATCCCTTGGACAGAGGAGGAGCACAGAACCTTCCTATTTGGGCTCCAAACACTTGGGAAGGGAGATTGGAGAGGGATTTCTAGACAATTCGTCACGACTAGAACTCCAACCCAAGTTGCTAGCCATGCTCAGAAGTATTTCATCAGGCAGAGTAATCCTGGAAAAAAGAAGCGCCGATGCAGCCTCTTTGATGTTGTGGTCAATGATAAAGTAAACTTAAGAACTCCCTTCTGTGTTGAATTTCAATTGAGAAAGCAGTACTCACCtgcaatcgatccactaatttcCAGATTCATGACTGATGTTTCCAGGTTCTTGTCACTAATGAAGTTCAAGATAGTCATCTCAGCCGGGACAATAACTCTGTAGTATTATTGTTCTTTTTGAATCAAACATATTCCTTGCACAACGGAGCAACCATTCTCTCCATATGTCATCTGACTGTTCCAATTGTTGTTCTTGATTTCTAGGTAAGTTTCTCAAATAACTGGTTAATTGGCTCGACTTCTATAGCCGGAGGAGGGACTTCTTCAGACTTTCAAAATGTTACAAATCAAAGTGGCATGACCAATCTCCCTAATCCTAGTCCCACGGTACTACACTTTACAAATTCGCAATCTTCCTGTTCTCTTTACAAATTTTTGTTATGAGCAGGTTGTTGTCGACATACCAACTCAAATGTCTCCACATCTCATCGAATTGTCTTTGTCCTACCCGACGGTTCAAATTCAATCTTCATCGATCATCCCAACAGGGGCCACTGATTTGGAGCTCAGGATTGCGCCCCCTCTGCCTCATGACCTCTCTAAAGTACCTGCTCAGACTGCTGCTGGTGCGATAAGAGTCGTCTAATGAGTTATTATCTACTTGTTCGCCCTGTTTTATTTCTGGTACATTGATACATCTGCTATATAACTCTGCAATAATTGGAAGTGgcatttctctctttcttctaccTGTGGAACATCACTACAATAAATGGAGTTGTAATTTACTTTGGTATTCCTCCATCATATTAGAAAAGGATGAGTAGTTGCTTTTTCTTTCTCCTCGTGGAACATCACTACGATAATTGCAGTTGTGGGACAGTATCTAGTCTACACAGGTGTCTCTTTGTTTGTCGTTTAACATTTTGGTTGAAAGTTTCTGTGGCTCTTGGCTGCCGGTGCCGGATACGAGTGAGATAATATGGAAAAGGATGGAATGGTGATGGAGCTGCTGTGTGAGAGGCCAACTAACTGCTCTGTCGTTTCTTTTCTCTAAGACAGCAACATGTATGGCTGACAAGGTGGCTTGTGGGATTGTTTGTTGCTCTTGCAGCCTTGTGTGAAGAGGGCCTTCTTCTTCTGTTGACTTTTTTAATGGTGTTAATGCGTAAGGGACTCTGATTTTGgacgattatatatatatatatataccacatGTTTATTAAAGGGCAAAAGTGACTTCCTGGAGCACAATCCTTGGATTTATGATCCAGAGAAAATGAATCATCAATGGCGTAGTCAGAATTTATATTCAGAAGGACGAATTCAAGCTGATCAAGGCATATTACTGAGGTCACGCTCAACCTCATCATCTCATTGCAAGGTCGCAATAAAGGAAAGACCTCACTGTGATGCTGTAGCCAAAATGAGAACTCACTGTGAGGCCACCATCAAGCAGTCACTAAGAGGGAGAGGGAAGGGGAGAAGATCATGCATACTGACGAGATACATACTAGTGCCGGAGAtcaaagaggagaggagaggagcgtGCCAGAGATCGGAGAGGAGGTCGAtcagagaggaagattttagggcGCTGGGAAGAAAAATCAAGAATAAAAATCTTAATTAGAAAGTTAATTAGTGACAGAAACTTAATTGAGTCGCTAAAATAGCGACGAAAACTTATTTTGTTGCTAAAATAGCGAGGGAATTAAGTTTTTGTAGCTAATTAAATAGGTTAAATAAGTATAGAGATGGAATTGacaatgaaatttaatttttatcgttAAATTACTAATCATAATTTATTTCGGTCGCTAATTAGTAACGAAAATTAAATTCCGTCGTAAATTGCAGGTTTTCTTGTAGTAAATTATATGATGAGAAACAATAaatgatatgatttaattgatcAAAATTTGAACTATTGTCAATGAAATTGATCACCTTCATATAACAAATCAAATATTAAATGCATAGAAGATCTCAATATCTATAAATATTTGGCATACTTAATtagcaaataaaattataaatatatgagAAATTAACACTATATGTTTTTCCAACACTTAAATTCGTAATCGAaagagagaaagcaagaaaacttTACCTCAATCAAAACGCGTTTGTTGTGGAGCGTTGGCAAAGCGACGACGGCAGCGCTGGTAGCCAATGACAGTGGTGCTGCTGATAGTGGCGATAGCAACGTGGATGACAACGACATCAATGTGCAGCAAAGGATTTTGAGGGTAAAATTAAGATTAAGGGAAGAATAATAAGGGGATtatgagaggaagaagacaacaggAGAGAAAAAAGGAAAGGGGATTAGGACAAGGAAGAAAACACAGGAGAGGAGAGGGGGAAAAAGTACGAGCAATAGGAGAGAGAAACAAATATCGAGAGAGAAACAAAAGGATTGAcggaaagagagagaaaaaagatTTGGGTTCTTGTTTGTTTAAATTGAACATTTTGTgaaaaaatcttgaaattttagaatttataattaaatcctttttttaaaaatcattgtattaatttttttctcCAAAATTTCAAGGGGCAGTCGCACCCCCTCAACCCTATGTAGTTACATCCATGTGAACCACTATATTCATTGGTTAATGGAGATGGATCCCACCTATTAAATAGGTGGGATCTATCCCCTTAAATCAATCCACTTGTGCAATCTAAGATCTCGACTGCCCTATTTGATCTAATCATCAAGCGACATTTTATATTAATCTTTAATCTTATACAAAAGGGTGCTCATTCCATCATTAACAATTTATTCacatttttaattctcttttttTCCATCTAAATTGGTATTTGTAGTTGTAGTTTCGTAATTACAACAAAATGGGGggaaaaattaagattaaaactatcgagtttttgaaaagatttaaacaATATTTCTTTAGATCtatgaatgaaatttgatttgatatattatacatCTCGTGCTTCAGTTTAAGTTAAAAGTTATAATCTCTTAAAATTTATGGTTTAACATTCATGTTGAAACAGTTTTGATTTCATAATTGCTACAACTGAGCTATCACACAGTTGTAGTAGTTATGATTTTATAGCTACTATAATTGGTTTGTGATTTAATATTCATATTGTAACAGTTACGGTTTTCTAATTGCTATAACTGAGCTATCACGCAGTTATAACAGTTATGATTTCGTAACTGATACATAGTTGTAGTAATTACAATTTCATTGTTACTACAACGtaaatattaaaacttaaattttaagatGACATAACTTTTAACTTAGatatatcaaattgaaactcATTCAAAGATCTATAACTAGTTATGAGTAGAATCCGAAATGACTAGATTTCAaactaaaaaatatcatttaaattggaGGCTCCGAATAATTTTAGTCataaaattttctttattataaCAACTATGAAACTATAATTGTTACAATTATGTAACAACTCAGTTATAGTAATTATAAAGTCGTAGTTGCTATAACTATATAGTAATTCTTAGTTGATATAGCATGCCGATttagatataaaaaaataataataatgtgaATAAATTATTGCTATATTAATGAAGAATAGTTAGGTAATTATACAGAGCGTatgtttttcttaaaaaaaatatatcatctcCATGATttcaaacaaaaaagaaacaCGCATCTTTGACTTTTGTCCTTTATTAAAGAAAAGGATCCTGATtgataattttaacttagaatatgAAACTTAAAATAACaactcttaattaatttaattaatttaaggaagtctaaaattaaattagttaatattttttaatattaaaaataattttattttcaaatttattaataatttttactttttattcTTTTAACGTGACATACATATAATATCTCAATCCTCATTCTTCCCACTCATTTTCCAATTTTACTCCTTCTTATCCTTTTCATATCAaaatacatcaatttatctatTTCGATTCCTTTGTATATCAATATAATCatatcaatctatctatttctcaTCAAttctttgaaaaaataataatcatgtctATCAATCTCTGTATCTCATCGATTATCTCATTAGTTTTTTAAGTAATATAAGATGTTTTCGCTACATAATTTGAGGTAtaattaataatctaatttttattttatttttggattaaaatttttatagaataaattatattagtatagaataatattatttaattatgtgATCGTAAATATT from Zingiber officinale cultivar Zhangliang chromosome 4A, Zo_v1.1, whole genome shotgun sequence includes the following:
- the LOC121971258 gene encoding transcription factor SRM1-like produces the protein MAPTATLIDKTIPCSSDALACQTKRERNEGRRARLEASSMEAQDELRGRGEKVLKLFGVRILGGEGEGMGEEEEEEEEMEEDMMRKSSSMGNLVSCTATASAANRVLVDHGYHSDGGLLPSPSGLTKKSHERKRGIPWTEEEHRTFLFGLQTLGKGDWRGISRQFVTTRTPTQVASHAQKYFIRQSNPGKKKRRCSLFDVVVNDKVLVTNEVQDSHLSRDNNSVSFSNNWLIGSTSIAGGGTSSDFQNVTNQSGMTNLPNPSPTVVVDIPTQMSPHLIELSLSYPTVQIQSSSIIPTGATDLELRIAPPLPHDLSKVPAQTAAGAIRVV